One window of Falsibacillus pallidus genomic DNA carries:
- a CDS encoding YppE family protein, with product MEKNRLLELTKELISLNEKAHTRYLEVRETKEKGDFFTEVKPFADHIKEIGDEWETLAVKWLNDASRKNIHPRQIVHTNENLQMVSIQAFFPETSWNKFKSHIQSIDYVLNQLYNELKS from the coding sequence GTGGAAAAGAATAGATTATTAGAATTGACTAAAGAACTTATATCATTGAACGAAAAAGCTCATACCCGTTATCTGGAGGTAAGGGAGACAAAGGAAAAAGGGGACTTTTTTACAGAGGTTAAACCATTTGCTGACCACATAAAAGAAATCGGGGATGAATGGGAAACTTTGGCGGTAAAATGGTTGAACGATGCCTCAAGAAAAAATATTCATCCCAGGCAGATCGTTCACACAAATGAGAATCTTCAAATGGTATCCATCCAGGCATTTTTCCCGGAAACCAGCTGGAACAAATTCAAAAGCCATATACAATCCATAGACTACGTACTGAATCAGCTTTACAACGAATTAAAGTCTTAA
- a CDS encoding DnaD domain-containing protein encodes MEKDILLAWIEEGTVNIPSILFTNYKRMGLNETDIMLILQVYSFQNKGNSFPTPEELSSNMTITSGECASILRKLVQQGFISIEEGNTTEDILFEKYSLKPLWLKLLDCLQEEKKQSQRQQSSFNENELYTIFEKEFGRPLSPLECETLGMWMDQDHHDAVIIKAALKESVISGKLNFRYIDRILFEWKKNGIETIEQARKHGEKFRGSSRKGPIEYEKTSSNTVPFYNWLEQ; translated from the coding sequence ATGGAAAAAGATATTTTATTAGCTTGGATAGAAGAAGGAACAGTTAATATTCCTTCAATCCTTTTTACAAATTATAAAAGAATGGGTCTTAATGAGACGGATATCATGTTGATCTTGCAGGTATATTCCTTTCAAAATAAAGGTAACTCCTTTCCGACGCCTGAAGAATTGTCTTCCAATATGACCATTACATCGGGAGAATGTGCGTCCATCTTAAGAAAACTTGTTCAACAAGGATTTATTTCGATAGAAGAAGGAAATACGACAGAGGATATATTATTTGAAAAATATTCATTAAAGCCTTTGTGGCTGAAACTTTTGGATTGCTTGCAGGAAGAAAAAAAGCAATCGCAGCGTCAACAAAGCAGCTTCAATGAAAATGAGCTTTATACAATATTCGAGAAAGAGTTCGGACGTCCACTATCACCGTTGGAATGCGAAACACTTGGGATGTGGATGGATCAAGATCATCATGATGCTGTCATAATAAAAGCAGCTCTTAAGGAATCGGTTATTTCTGGAAAGTTGAATTTCCGTTATATCGATCGAATTCTCTTTGAATGGAAAAAGAATGGTATTGAAACAATTGAACAAGCCAGAAAACATGGAGAGAAATTCAGGGGCAGTTCTCGAAAAGGACCAATCGAATACGAAAAAACTTCTTCGAATACAGTGCCGTTCTACAATTGGCTGGAGCAATAG
- a CDS encoding DUF2515 family protein, with product MTESEIIDDIRAIVFKGNLDNISRTEYYQKFYFLHPEIRWSFLASMVSRNAGWNMCDLMSTCFLQGISQEIRERLFLTYERANWLIFHDAFPQLLIYQYSTVSRKPMFHLLKNFMVSDFMIKEWQTFWHGSDSDRLTKALIINEQNLIQKPIISHPVYKKRVFKTILFHFQEYFHFSCVVFPTLIGNLYGAAVSKFTKLDERIELGKRLDYILFHPDLYPRFLDFSMKVEHTGSRYDYEKGFKHRLSRTTPFLRTVYPVVEHHIREQADWSFEGSWKEKWFYPAQLKEGIHLTDWFLHKQFQQKRILTIKNCLTANKES from the coding sequence ATGACTGAATCAGAAATAATAGATGATATAAGGGCTATTGTTTTCAAAGGAAACTTAGATAACATATCCAGAACAGAATATTATCAAAAATTTTATTTTCTTCATCCCGAAATCCGCTGGTCTTTTCTGGCCTCCATGGTTTCCCGGAACGCGGGGTGGAATATGTGCGATTTAATGAGCACATGCTTTCTGCAGGGGATATCCCAGGAAATCAGGGAGAGGCTGTTTCTAACTTACGAAAGAGCGAATTGGCTGATTTTTCATGACGCATTTCCACAGCTTCTTATCTATCAATATTCGACGGTGTCCAGAAAGCCAATGTTTCATCTTTTGAAAAATTTTATGGTGTCCGATTTTATGATAAAGGAATGGCAAACCTTCTGGCACGGTTCAGACAGTGATCGATTAACAAAGGCTTTGATCATCAACGAACAGAATCTGATTCAAAAACCTATTATAAGTCATCCCGTTTATAAGAAAAGGGTATTTAAAACTATCCTTTTTCACTTTCAGGAATATTTTCATTTCAGCTGCGTAGTATTTCCTACCCTAATCGGAAATTTATATGGGGCAGCTGTCTCCAAATTTACCAAGCTTGATGAGCGGATTGAACTCGGAAAAAGATTGGATTATATTCTTTTCCACCCGGATTTATACCCCCGATTTTTAGATTTTTCCATGAAAGTTGAACATACAGGTTCAAGATATGATTATGAAAAAGGATTCAAGCACCGTCTATCAAGAACCACCCCTTTTTTGAGGACCGTTTATCCTGTGGTTGAACATCATATTAGAGAACAGGCAGACTGGTCCTTTGAAGGAAGTTGGAAAGAGAAATGGTTTTATCCAGCTCAATTAAAAGAAGGTATCCATTTGACCGATTGGTTTTTGCATAAACAATTTCAACAGAAAAGAATCTTGACGATAAAAAACTGTTTGACGGCAAATAAAGAGAGCTGA
- a CDS encoding transglycosylase domain-containing protein: MAGKQMSREERRKQQQSNKKGKKRKGSTFKKIILTIFIIGLLGLAAGAGTFAYYASDAPPLDEKLLKDPLPSEIYDIHGKMVTTIGSTRRDYVQFKDIPDTVRDAVLATEDNRFYQHHGIDPIRLAGAVLANITHGFGSEGGSTITQQVVKNSYLSQNKTLKRKAQEAWLSIKLEQKYTKDEIFEMYVNKVYYSDGVHGIETASKYYYGKDLKDLSLPQVALLAGLPQSPNNYNPFDHPEAAKKRRDTVLSLMYQHHKISKDEMEKAKKVSIESMLKKKEERQRNDQKYDSFVDEVIKEVKKMGDYNLFSDGLKIYTTLDPDAQEYVEKMLDGNDIVQYPDDKFQAGITLLDTKTGEIRAIGGGRNQKVKRGFNYATDSQRQPGSTIKPILDYGPAIEYLKWSTYHQLDDKPYKYSTGDEIHDWDQKYLGEMSMRKALYMSRNIPALQAMQAVGLDKSREFGSRLGLDFKHFYESYSIGGIDEGVSSLQMAGAYAAFGNNGIYNTPHAVKKIVLPDGETEIKSPHEPKVAMKDYTAYMITDMLKDVLTASGGTGHMANIPGLPLAGKSGTTNYSEDYRKENGIPKAAVPDAWFAGYTTNYTAAVWTGYPDRKDPIQPGSDQKISQLLFKNLMEHVSEGKDTPDFKKPNSVVEAKVEAGSNPPKKPSEFTPEDKVLYELFVRGKEPTDVSQEFDKLNAPSNVKGKYNPDSNQIELTWDFDDSEAKDVKFEVSGSVAGGKQQAITTTSDKAININNPQAGETYTFNIVAVSGTEKSDSASGTVTVPGGNEGNDNGQGNNGEGTDNGTGSGSGGNSGSDNGTGDGSGTGSGNDGSGSGSGTGTGGGSGSGTGDGSGTGDGSGSGTGSGTGTGSGSGTGSGTGTGSGSGTGSGSGTGSGTGTGSGTGTGSGTGTGSGTGTGSGSGTGSGTGTGSGTGSGDTGGTSTGGGQ, translated from the coding sequence ATGGCAGGTAAACAAATGTCACGAGAAGAACGCCGTAAACAACAGCAATCTAATAAAAAAGGCAAAAAGAGAAAAGGAAGTACCTTTAAGAAAATAATATTAACCATTTTCATCATTGGATTATTGGGACTTGCTGCGGGTGCAGGCACCTTTGCCTATTACGCAAGCGATGCCCCTCCATTGGATGAGAAACTGCTGAAGGATCCCCTCCCTTCAGAAATTTATGATATACATGGAAAGATGGTCACCACCATTGGCTCAACCAGACGGGACTATGTCCAATTCAAGGATATTCCTGATACTGTAAGAGATGCTGTATTGGCTACTGAGGATAATAGATTCTATCAGCATCATGGTATCGATCCGATCCGACTTGCAGGAGCTGTTCTTGCTAATATCACGCACGGCTTCGGCTCTGAAGGAGGAAGCACCATCACTCAACAGGTAGTGAAGAATTCCTACCTCTCACAAAATAAGACGCTGAAAAGAAAAGCACAGGAAGCATGGCTTTCCATCAAGCTCGAACAAAAATATACCAAGGATGAAATCTTTGAAATGTATGTCAATAAGGTATATTACAGCGATGGCGTCCATGGCATCGAAACGGCATCCAAGTATTACTATGGCAAGGATTTAAAAGATCTATCCCTGCCTCAGGTAGCCCTATTGGCCGGATTGCCTCAGAGCCCGAATAACTATAACCCATTCGATCACCCGGAAGCTGCGAAAAAACGACGTGATACTGTTCTTTCCCTGATGTATCAGCATCATAAGATTTCAAAGGATGAAATGGAAAAAGCGAAGAAAGTATCCATTGAATCCATGTTGAAGAAAAAAGAAGAACGTCAGCGCAACGATCAAAAGTATGATTCCTTTGTTGACGAGGTAATCAAAGAAGTCAAAAAGATGGGAGATTACAACCTCTTCTCTGATGGCTTAAAGATCTATACGACACTCGATCCCGATGCCCAGGAATATGTTGAAAAAATGCTGGATGGAAATGATATTGTCCAATATCCGGATGATAAATTCCAGGCAGGCATCACCCTTCTGGATACTAAGACAGGTGAAATCAGGGCAATTGGCGGCGGACGCAACCAAAAAGTCAAGCGAGGATTCAACTACGCAACTGACAGCCAAAGACAGCCTGGATCGACCATCAAGCCAATCTTGGATTACGGCCCTGCCATCGAATATCTAAAATGGTCCACTTATCATCAGTTGGATGACAAACCATATAAATATTCCACAGGTGACGAAATCCATGACTGGGATCAAAAGTATCTCGGTGAAATGTCCATGAGGAAGGCCCTTTATATGTCCCGTAATATCCCTGCCCTGCAGGCCATGCAGGCTGTTGGATTGGATAAATCCCGTGAATTCGGAAGCAGACTGGGGCTTGATTTTAAACACTTCTATGAGTCGTATTCCATTGGAGGAATTGACGAAGGTGTTTCTTCCCTTCAAATGGCTGGAGCATATGCGGCCTTCGGAAATAACGGCATCTATAATACTCCTCATGCAGTCAAGAAAATTGTCCTGCCTGATGGGGAAACAGAAATTAAAAGCCCGCATGAACCAAAAGTGGCGATGAAAGATTATACAGCATATATGATCACAGATATGCTGAAGGATGTATTGACAGCATCAGGCGGTACTGGACATATGGCTAATATCCCAGGTCTTCCTCTAGCAGGGAAATCCGGTACTACGAACTACAGCGAAGACTATCGCAAAGAAAACGGCATCCCTAAAGCTGCTGTCCCAGACGCTTGGTTTGCCGGCTACACCACCAACTATACCGCAGCGGTATGGACTGGATATCCTGATAGGAAAGATCCTATACAGCCTGGAAGTGATCAAAAAATATCCCAGCTGCTATTTAAAAACCTGATGGAACATGTTTCTGAAGGAAAAGATACCCCTGATTTCAAGAAGCCGAACAGTGTAGTGGAGGCAAAAGTGGAAGCTGGGTCGAACCCTCCTAAGAAACCAAGCGAGTTCACTCCTGAAGACAAGGTTCTTTATGAACTGTTTGTCAGAGGAAAAGAACCTACTGATGTTTCTCAAGAGTTCGATAAGCTTAACGCCCCATCAAATGTTAAAGGAAAATACAACCCAGACAGCAACCAGATTGAACTTACGTGGGACTTTGATGACAGTGAAGCGAAAGATGTTAAATTCGAAGTCAGCGGTTCTGTTGCCGGTGGTAAACAGCAGGCAATCACAACCACTTCAGATAAGGCCATTAACATTAACAATCCTCAAGCTGGAGAAACGTATACGTTTAACATCGTAGCCGTTTCAGGCACTGAAAAGAGTGATTCAGCATCAGGGACTGTAACTGTTCCTGGCGGCAATGAAGGAAATGACAATGGCCAAGGAAATAATGGTGAAGGTACTGATAACGGTACCGGCAGCGGTTCTGGCGGTAATTCCGGATCTGATAATGGCACCGGGGACGGTTCTGGCACCGGGTCTGGCAATGACGGTTCTGGTTCTGGTTCTGGTACTGGAACTGGCGGAGGTTCTGGATCCGGAACTGGCGATGGATCTGGCACTGGTGACGGGTCTGGCTCAGGTACCGGGTCTGGCACTGGAACCGGGTCTGGCTCAGGTACCGGATCTGGCACTGGTACCGGGTCTGGCTCAGGTACCGGATCTGGCTCAGGTACCGGATCTGGCACTGGCACCGGATCTGGCACTGGCACCGGATCTGGCACTGGCACCGGATCTGGCACTGGTACCGGATCTGGCTCAGGAACTGGATCTGGTACTGGTACCGGCTCAGGAACTGGTTCAGGAGATACTGGCGGGACCAGTACAGGCGGCGGGCAATAA
- the recU gene encoding Holliday junction resolvase RecU — protein MKFHYPNGKKFVQPAVKSSKKDKANNQVVYSNRGMTLEEDLNETNEYYLHKGMAVIYKKPTPVQIVKVDYPRRSAAVIKEAYFKQASTTDYNGVYKGAYIDFEAKETQNATSFPLKNFHEHQISHMKQVVNHGGISFVILRFSSTDEIFYLKSEHLSFFWERMKNGGRKSISKAEIEEFGFSIPIGLHPRIDYLSIVDNHYNFDY, from the coding sequence ATGAAATTCCATTATCCGAATGGAAAAAAATTTGTACAGCCCGCAGTTAAATCGTCAAAAAAAGATAAAGCAAATAACCAGGTTGTCTACAGCAACCGTGGAATGACACTGGAGGAAGACCTGAACGAAACAAATGAATATTACTTGCATAAAGGAATGGCAGTCATTTATAAAAAGCCCACGCCTGTCCAGATTGTGAAAGTCGATTATCCACGCCGGAGTGCGGCAGTCATCAAGGAAGCATATTTCAAACAAGCTTCTACCACAGATTATAACGGAGTATATAAAGGTGCCTATATTGACTTTGAAGCGAAAGAAACACAAAATGCCACCTCTTTCCCCTTAAAGAACTTTCATGAGCACCAAATATCCCATATGAAGCAAGTGGTAAACCATGGAGGAATTTCATTTGTCATTCTTCGATTCTCTTCAACTGATGAAATTTTCTATTTAAAAAGTGAACATCTAAGTTTCTTTTGGGAGAGAATGAAGAATGGAGGAAGAAAATCCATTTCAAAAGCTGAAATTGAAGAATTCGGATTTAGCATTCCGATCGGACTCCATCCAAGAATCGATTATTTATCAATTGTAGACAATCATTACAACTTTGATTACTAA
- a CDS encoding Hsp20/alpha crystallin family protein — translation MPQKPNDGLPPKKTQSVHFGEVMDSMNELFREKPLKGILESIDDFFSAPFPSGHNSLNVEWAETDDSVIVTSKLPGIKKEQIFINIFPQYLTLAVQDSETLAKEDQNQGTFFKKHAMQRSSRTIQLPSIVNEKNAKATYEDGLLVIKIPKLKGKRLHID, via the coding sequence ATGCCTCAAAAACCGAATGATGGACTGCCTCCAAAAAAGACCCAATCGGTGCATTTTGGAGAAGTGATGGATTCCATGAATGAACTGTTCAGAGAGAAGCCGCTTAAAGGGATTCTCGAGAGCATTGATGACTTCTTTTCAGCCCCATTTCCTTCCGGGCATAACAGCCTGAATGTAGAATGGGCAGAAACAGATGATTCTGTAATCGTCACTTCAAAGCTTCCGGGAATCAAAAAAGAGCAAATATTCATTAACATCTTCCCTCAATATCTCACGCTGGCTGTCCAGGATTCAGAAACTCTTGCAAAAGAAGATCAGAACCAGGGTACCTTCTTTAAAAAACATGCCATGCAAAGATCTTCAAGGACCATCCAGCTTCCTTCTATTGTAAATGAAAAGAACGCAAAGGCGACTTATGAAGATGGACTGCTCGTCATTAAGATTCCGAAGCTTAAAGGGAAGCGACTTCATATTGATTAA
- a CDS encoding YpoC family protein → MIDKGQLMHVPNELQHSFFYPDPKFFWPDSESEIYFFDEFLFFLEKKGEMPWAYPEFHLPLLKDQWNQLDKRLQSMFSIRDRGVKPIMVQAICTFFKYLFWSNGQPVSLNKLDSCLGSLKIKPVNVEERLCFLMESTSYFHAYKQLSELFNEQMKQTAKHFAMKKILKKL, encoded by the coding sequence ATGATTGATAAAGGGCAGTTGATGCATGTCCCCAATGAATTACAGCATTCTTTTTTTTATCCTGATCCTAAATTTTTCTGGCCGGATAGTGAAAGTGAAATCTATTTCTTTGATGAATTCCTATTTTTTTTGGAAAAAAAGGGGGAAATGCCGTGGGCTTATCCTGAATTTCATCTGCCTTTATTAAAAGACCAATGGAATCAGTTAGATAAGCGTCTGCAGTCTATGTTTTCTATACGCGATAGGGGTGTAAAGCCCATTATGGTGCAAGCGATCTGTACTTTCTTTAAGTACTTATTTTGGTCAAATGGGCAGCCTGTCTCCTTAAACAAGTTAGATTCCTGTTTGGGAAGCTTAAAAATCAAACCAGTAAATGTTGAAGAAAGGCTTTGCTTCCTGATGGAAAGTACAAGCTATTTCCATGCCTATAAACAGCTTTCGGAGTTATTCAATGAGCAAATGAAGCAGACAGCCAAACATTTTGCAATGAAAAAAATCCTGAAGAAATTATAA
- a CDS encoding YppG family protein, which translates to MRRLNGLQWDSPGMAQRLNQGRNPYQQPPAPLYPGQGPYMMPHPQYGPGSMPFPQQGNGANPYGQSAYYPYQQSSQIFQNPLQPPEPEMNLQQQSQGYANPYPKASFLQKPQGSPMSSVMNSFKGQDGNIDFNKMMNTAGQMMSAVNQVSSMVKGLGGMFKI; encoded by the coding sequence GTGAGGAGATTAAATGGTTTACAATGGGATTCACCCGGCATGGCGCAAAGGTTGAATCAAGGGAGGAACCCTTATCAGCAGCCGCCCGCCCCACTATATCCGGGGCAAGGACCATATATGATGCCTCATCCACAATATGGCCCGGGCAGCATGCCTTTTCCCCAGCAAGGAAACGGCGCCAATCCATATGGCCAAAGCGCCTATTATCCATATCAGCAGTCATCCCAAATTTTTCAGAACCCTCTACAACCGCCGGAGCCGGAAATGAACCTTCAACAGCAAAGTCAAGGCTATGCGAATCCATATCCAAAAGCGAGCTTTCTTCAAAAACCACAAGGTTCTCCAATGAGTTCTGTGATGAATTCGTTCAAGGGACAAGACGGAAATATCGATTTTAATAAAATGATGAATACTGCAGGGCAGATGATGAGTGCAGTGAACCAGGTGAGTTCGATGGTCAAGGGGCTCGGCGGAATGTTCAAGATATAA
- the nth gene encoding endonuclease III yields the protein MLTKIQIRFCLDKIAEMFPDAHCELRHRNPFELVIAVALSAQCTDVLVNKVTKDLFEKYTTPEDYLQVSLEELQNDIRSIGLYRNKAKNIQKLCRMLLDDFGGIVPDNREDLVKLPGVGRKTANVVMSVAYGAPAIAVDTHVERVSKRLGICRWKDSVLEVENTLMRKVPMDEWSATHHRLIFFGRYHCKAQNPQCPDCPLLDLCREGRKRMKGKQLK from the coding sequence ATGTTAACGAAAATACAAATCCGATTCTGTCTGGATAAAATCGCTGAAATGTTTCCAGATGCTCATTGCGAACTAAGGCATCGCAATCCATTTGAACTTGTGATTGCTGTTGCCCTCTCAGCTCAATGTACTGATGTACTGGTCAATAAAGTGACGAAGGACCTGTTTGAAAAATATACAACGCCGGAGGACTATTTGCAGGTATCTTTAGAAGAATTGCAAAACGACATTCGATCCATCGGACTTTATCGCAATAAGGCGAAAAACATTCAAAAGCTCTGCAGGATGCTGCTGGATGATTTCGGAGGAATCGTCCCTGATAATAGGGAAGATCTCGTTAAGCTCCCTGGGGTAGGGAGAAAAACGGCCAATGTCGTCATGTCAGTTGCATATGGAGCTCCTGCTATTGCGGTAGATACCCATGTCGAACGTGTTAGCAAAAGACTTGGGATATGCAGATGGAAAGATAGTGTTCTGGAAGTTGAAAATACGCTTATGAGGAAAGTGCCAATGGATGAATGGTCTGCCACTCATCATCGTTTGATATTTTTCGGAAGATATCACTGCAAGGCGCAAAACCCTCAATGCCCTGATTGTCCGCTTCTTGATTTGTGCAGGGAAGGCAGGAAAAGAATGAAGGGGAAGCAGCTAAAATGA
- the yppF gene encoding YppF family protein: protein MNVQELKQRFEQKRAFATEDLNELLVFAKKAYLYNELSAYEYKKIVEELESAYGTEHIKNQNTH, encoded by the coding sequence ATGAATGTTCAAGAATTAAAACAAAGGTTTGAACAGAAGAGAGCATTTGCCACTGAGGATTTGAATGAACTTTTGGTTTTTGCCAAAAAGGCTTATCTTTACAACGAACTATCTGCTTATGAATACAAAAAAATTGTAGAGGAACTTGAATCTGCATACGGAACGGAACATATTAAAAATCAAAATACTCACTAA
- a CDS encoding DEAD/DEAH box helicase, whose amino-acid sequence MFRKKKLTDIIDYLKGDSQYIERIVHWHTMEEKEAKTDPIPSDIHPSIKDTLSKRGIKELYTHQTSAYSIASQGKSFVAITPTASGKTLCYNLPVLQSILDSDQSRALYIFPTKALAQDQKSELNELIQESGLSINSYTYDGDTPANIRQKVRKAGHIVITNPDMLHSAILPHHTKWVSLFENLKYIVIDELHTYRGVFGSHVANVIRRLKRICAYYGSNPQFICTSATIANPLELAQELTGESMELVDNNGAPSGKKHFVFYNPPIVNKPLNIRKSATLEVRSLAGDLLKNKIQTIVFARSRVRVEIILTYLKELVKNELGPKSIRGYRGGYLPTQRREIEKGLRNGEIYGVVSTNALELGVDIGQLQVCIMTGYPGTIASAWQQAGRAGRRHGESLVIMVASSTPLDQYIIEHPEYFFNQSPEVARINPDNLIILIDHIKCAAYELPFKSGDLFGGTEIDEVLEFLVEERILHQNGSKYHWMNDAFPAHNISLRSASQENVIIIDYSIPSQTKVIGEMDRFSAMTLLHDEAIYLHQGTQFQVEELDWEEKKAYVKEVDVDYFTDANLAVSLQVLEADEQKEFSEIEMGYGDVSVRAMATIFKKIKFDTHENIGSGPIHLPEEELHTNSCWLSIKNEEKQRSSKEIEQGLIGLAHSMKAIIPLFVMCDPQDFQVVPQVKAEHNELPTIFIYDHYPGGIGLSKKVFEQADMILRECKKLINGCPCNNGCPSCIGTETLSSKKDALELLKLLGA is encoded by the coding sequence ATGTTTAGGAAGAAAAAGCTGACAGATATCATTGATTATTTAAAAGGGGACTCCCAATATATCGAACGAATAGTTCATTGGCATACGATGGAGGAAAAAGAAGCCAAAACCGATCCGATTCCTTCGGATATTCATCCATCCATAAAAGATACTTTGAGTAAACGGGGAATAAAAGAATTATATACCCATCAAACATCCGCCTATAGTATTGCATCACAAGGAAAAAGTTTTGTTGCCATCACTCCGACGGCATCAGGCAAGACTCTTTGCTACAATCTTCCTGTGCTGCAATCCATACTGGATTCAGATCAGTCAAGGGCATTATATATATTTCCTACAAAAGCTCTCGCCCAGGATCAAAAAAGTGAACTGAACGAGTTGATCCAGGAGTCGGGGCTGTCTATCAACAGCTATACATATGATGGTGATACGCCGGCGAATATCCGCCAAAAAGTAAGGAAAGCAGGGCATATTGTCATTACGAATCCTGATATGCTTCATTCTGCCATTTTACCGCATCATACGAAATGGGTATCCCTTTTTGAAAACCTGAAATATATCGTAATTGATGAACTGCATACCTACCGCGGGGTCTTTGGCAGCCATGTTGCAAATGTCATCCGAAGACTTAAAAGAATCTGTGCTTATTATGGCAGCAATCCACAGTTCATCTGCACTTCTGCTACCATAGCGAATCCATTGGAGCTGGCACAGGAGCTTACAGGAGAATCAATGGAGCTAGTCGATAACAATGGGGCCCCAAGCGGAAAGAAACACTTTGTTTTTTATAATCCGCCTATTGTGAATAAACCTTTGAATATTAGAAAGAGTGCAACACTTGAGGTGCGCAGTCTTGCAGGAGATTTATTAAAGAATAAAATTCAGACCATTGTTTTCGCCAGAAGCAGGGTGAGGGTTGAAATCATTCTTACGTATTTGAAAGAGCTTGTGAAGAATGAACTCGGTCCAAAATCGATACGGGGGTATCGAGGAGGGTATTTGCCCACTCAGAGAAGGGAAATTGAAAAAGGCCTGAGAAATGGAGAAATTTATGGTGTGGTGAGTACCAACGCATTGGAACTTGGCGTCGATATCGGGCAGCTTCAGGTCTGTATCATGACCGGGTATCCCGGAACGATTGCAAGTGCCTGGCAGCAGGCTGGAAGGGCAGGAAGAAGGCATGGGGAATCCTTGGTCATTATGGTCGCCAGTTCCACACCGCTCGATCAATATATCATCGAACATCCAGAATACTTTTTTAATCAATCGCCGGAAGTCGCGAGAATTAATCCGGACAATTTGATTATTTTAATTGATCATATTAAATGTGCAGCCTATGAGCTGCCTTTTAAAAGTGGAGATTTATTCGGAGGCACCGAAATTGATGAGGTTCTGGAATTCCTTGTCGAGGAGAGGATCTTGCATCAAAATGGCAGCAAATATCATTGGATGAATGATGCATTTCCTGCCCATAACATCAGTCTTCGTTCGGCTTCACAGGAAAATGTGATCATAATTGATTATAGCATCCCATCCCAAACAAAGGTTATCGGGGAAATGGATCGATTCAGTGCAATGACGCTGCTGCACGATGAAGCTATCTATTTGCATCAAGGAACTCAATTTCAAGTCGAGGAGTTGGATTGGGAAGAGAAAAAAGCATATGTGAAAGAAGTAGATGTTGACTACTTTACAGATGCTAATTTAGCTGTATCCCTTCAGGTGCTCGAAGCCGATGAACAAAAAGAATTCTCTGAAATAGAAATGGGCTATGGGGATGTATCCGTCAGAGCAATGGCAACCATTTTTAAAAAGATAAAGTTTGATACACATGAGAATATTGGTTCAGGACCTATTCATCTGCCGGAAGAGGAACTTCATACGAACTCTTGCTGGCTCTCAATCAAAAATGAGGAAAAACAGCGATCTTCAAAAGAAATCGAGCAGGGGCTTATCGGACTTGCTCATTCTATGAAAGCGATCATCCCACTTTTTGTCATGTGTGATCCTCAGGATTTTCAGGTTGTACCGCAAGTGAAGGCTGAACACAATGAACTTCCTACGATATTCATTTACGACCATTATCCAGGAGGTATTGGGCTAAGCAAAAAAGTATTTGAACAAGCTGATATGATTCTTCGTGAATGCAAGAAACTGATTAACGGCTGTCCATGTAATAATGGCTGCCCATCCTGCATCGGCACAGAAACTCTATCATCAAAAAAAGATGCACTTGAGCTTTTAAAACTGCTTGGTGCATGA